The following coding sequences lie in one Yoonia sp. G8-12 genomic window:
- a CDS encoding urease subunit gamma: protein MSHATNPREKDKLLIAMAAEVARKRLARGVKLNHPEAIALITDAVVEGARDGRSVADMMEVGGRVISKDQCMEGIAEMIHEVQVEATFPDGTKLVTVHNPIR from the coding sequence TTGAGCCATGCAACTAACCCCCGCGAAAAAGACAAGTTGCTGATCGCGATGGCCGCCGAGGTGGCGCGCAAGCGGCTGGCGCGTGGTGTGAAACTCAACCACCCCGAAGCGATTGCCCTGATCACCGATGCGGTCGTTGAAGGCGCGCGCGATGGCCGGTCCGTTGCCGATATGATGGAGGTGGGAGGGCGCGTCATTTCCAAAGACCAATGCATGGAAGGGATCGCCGAGATGATCCACGAGGTGCAGGTCGAGGCCACATTCCCCGACGGCACCAAGCTTGTCACAGTCCACAACCCAATCAGGTAG
- a CDS encoding urease subunit beta, with protein sequence MIPGELFPADGNLVLNAGAVAMTLMVANKGDRPVQVGSHYHFAESNPALDFDRDVARGMRLDIASGTAVRFEPGQRREVQLIPMSGARRIFGFNQQIMGDL encoded by the coding sequence ATGATCCCCGGAGAACTCTTTCCCGCCGATGGCAATCTTGTCCTGAACGCAGGCGCTGTCGCGATGACGCTGATGGTCGCCAATAAAGGCGACAGGCCCGTGCAGGTCGGCAGCCATTATCATTTCGCGGAAAGCAACCCCGCGCTTGATTTTGATCGCGATGTCGCACGCGGTATGCGGCTTGATATCGCATCTGGCACCGCTGTGCGTTTCGAACCGGGCCAGCGCCGCGAAGTGCAGCTGATCCCGATGAGCGGCGCACGGCGCATTTTTGGGTTCAATCAACAGATCATGGGAGACCTGTAA